Genomic DNA from Candidatus Hydrogenedens sp.:
GGGAGTGGTGGAGTCATAGTAGATACTATCACCGGGGGCTAATATAAATATGTCCGAACCATACGATACCTGTATTTTCCCGTCAAGGACGAAAATAAATTCCTCCCCCTCATGCACTGAAAACATGCAGTCCTCAGAGACCGTAGGATGAATATCAATTAAAAAAGGTTCCATGTGCCTACCCGCTTTGTTATAGGCTAACGGATGAAATTCAAGTGTGCTGGTGTCTGAGGCAACTCGTATGCCAGAAAAGCGGACTATGGGACTTTTCTTATCTCCATTACGGGTAATTACGGGTTCTGCATGCGGTTTGTCATCTAACAAAGTACCTAAATGTACACCCAATCCGCGGGCTATCTGGAGAAGAGGGACTAATGAAGGTGAAAGATGTCCTTCTTCCAGCGCTTCAATGATTTCAGGTGTGCAATGACTTCTTTGGGCTAACTCTTCACGAGAAATCCCTTTGCCCTGCCGTAGTCGTGCTATATGTTGCCCCAAACTGCTTGAAAGTGCCATAATGAATTCTCCTGTTCAGTTAAAAAATCCAAAAAATATTTGTATTTATCATATCATAAGAAAGCGACTTATTAATACCCTTTGTTATTATGATAACTAAAAACAAAATTGAGACGACAAGATATATTTTTGAAAAGGTATATTCCCAATATCATCATAGACGATTTGCAATGAATGACCCAATACAATGGATTTATTCGTATCCCGATAAAGAGGATATGGAAATCGTGGGGCTTGTCTCTGCACTTTTGGCTTTTGGAAATGCAAAGTCATTTAATAGCAAAATAAAGAAAATTATTTCTTTATGGCGTTCTCCGTCAAAAGAATTATTAAATTGGTCTCGCAAAGATTTTCAAGGGGTTCTTGCAGGATTTCAACATAGATTTGTAAACGGCAAAACCGTGGCTAATTTTTTATATGGACTTCGTCGAATACTGGAAGAGTATGGAACAATAGGTTTTTGTATATTAAATCATTATGAAAAATCATCGGGAAATTTATGGAACACATTACAAAAATTTACAGACGAATTGCGTAGATTAGCAGATAGCCCTTTATATTTTTTAGTTCCCATGCCCAATAAGGGTGGGGCTTGTAAACGGTTCTGGCTTTACCTTCGCTGGATGGTGCGAAAGGATGAGATTGATGTGGGCTGCTGGAATTTTATCAAGCCGTATCAATTAATCATCCCTTTAGATACTCATATTTATCAATGGGCTGTTTCTCTCCGTCTTATATCGGTTCGTTCTCGGAATGCGAAGACGGCAATGGTATTAACAGAGATTTTTTGTAAAATATGTCCTGAAGACCCGTTGCGGTATGATTTTTCCCTTTGTCAGGCGGGTATGTTGGGAATGCGAGACAAAATCTTATATGATGAAAGGAAAGGTAAATAATAACTATTGAGGATATGTTTATGGAAGTAGGTATAACGAAAAAAGTTGCTGTATTAGGTTTGGGATATGTAGGACTTCCTCTTGCACTGGAATTTCATAGAAGTGGTCTGGAAGTATGGGGAATTGATACGGATAAAGAAAGGATTCATAAACTTAAATCGGGCTTATCCTATAATGATGATGTATCTGATGAAGTTATTCAACAAGCGATGAAAACAAACCGTTTCTTTGTAACGGATGAATATGAAATACTCAAAGAAATAGACGCTGTTTGTATTTGTGTCCCTACACCCTTGAATAAGATTCAGGAGCCGGATTTATCTTTTATCATACAGGCGGTTGATGCTATCGAATCTTATTTACATCAAGGGATGCTGATTGTTCTTGAGAGCACAACTTATCCCGGCACAACAGAAGAAGTGGTATTACCGCGTTTGTCCAAAGGTGGATTGTGTGTAGGAAAAGACTTCTTTCTTGCTTTCTCACCGGAACGCTATGACCCCGGGAATAAACAATTCCATATACGAAACACACCCAAAGTTATAGGAGGAATTACCCCTACATGTACCCAGAAAGCCCAAGAGCTCTATCAACATATCATTTCTGAAATTGTGCCTGTGTCGAATGCGAGAACGGCAGAAATGGTAAAGTTGTTGGAAAATACTTTCCGTGCAGTCAATATAGCACTGGTCAACGAAATGGCTATGATGTGTGATACTTTGGGTATAGATATATGGGAGGTGGTGGATTCTGCTCGAACCAAGCCGTTTGGTTTTATGCCTTTCTACCCGGGACCCGGCTTGGGTGGACATTGTATTCCTGTTGACCCTGTGTATCTATCCTGGAAAATGAAAACATTAAATTATACGGCACGGTTTATTGAATTAGCCCGAACAATAAATTCGTCCATGCCCAAATATGTAGTAGAGAAGATGGCAGATGCCTTAAACAAGCAGAAAAAAAGTATTCAGGGAAGTAAAATTTTAATTTTAGGGGTAACTTATAAGAAAGATATTTCAGACCTTCGAGAATCTCCTGCCTTGGATATTATTTCGCTACTTATTAAAAAAGGGGCGGAAACA
This window encodes:
- a CDS encoding XRE family transcriptional regulator, which gives rise to MALSSSLGQHIARLRQGKGISREELAQRSHCTPEIIEALEEGHLSPSLVPLLQIARGLGVHLGTLLDDKPHAEPVITRNGDKKSPIVRFSGIRVASDTSTLEFHPLAYNKAGRHMEPFLIDIHPTVSEDCMFSVHEGEEFIFVLDGKIQVSYGSDIFILAPGDSIYYDSTTPHEVRSANEENARILAVIYTPE
- a CDS encoding TIGR02757 family protein — encoded protein: MNDPIQWIYSYPDKEDMEIVGLVSALLAFGNAKSFNSKIKKIISLWRSPSKELLNWSRKDFQGVLAGFQHRFVNGKTVANFLYGLRRILEEYGTIGFCILNHYEKSSGNLWNTLQKFTDELRRLADSPLYFLVPMPNKGGACKRFWLYLRWMVRKDEIDVGCWNFIKPYQLIIPLDTHIYQWAVSLRLISVRSRNAKTAMVLTEIFCKICPEDPLRYDFSLCQAGMLGMRDKILYDERKGK
- a CDS encoding nucleotide sugar dehydrogenase — translated: MEVGITKKVAVLGLGYVGLPLALEFHRSGLEVWGIDTDKERIHKLKSGLSYNDDVSDEVIQQAMKTNRFFVTDEYEILKEIDAVCICVPTPLNKIQEPDLSFIIQAVDAIESYLHQGMLIVLESTTYPGTTEEVVLPRLSKGGLCVGKDFFLAFSPERYDPGNKQFHIRNTPKVIGGITPTCTQKAQELYQHIISEIVPVSNARTAEMVKLLENTFRAVNIALVNEMAMMCDTLGIDIWEVVDSARTKPFGFMPFYPGPGLGGHCIPVDPVYLSWKMKTLNYTARFIELARTINSSMPKYVVEKMADALNKQKKSIQGSKILILGVTYKKDISDLRESPALDIISLLIKKGAETYFSDPYVSQLEVEEKILQSYPIKEGLSLFDLVVIITDHSVYDYEEIVKQSQFVLDTRNATKNVAPSLKQKVIKL